From the Prosthecobacter sp. SYSU 5D2 genome, the window AAAAGCTGCTCGGCGATGCCTGGTTCAAAACCGATGCCGCTGTCCTGGATCCGCACCACCAGTTGCGATGTTTCCTCCAGGTAATGGGAACTGAGTGTGATGGTTCCACCGGCAGGGGTGAATTTCACCGCATTTTTTAGCAGGTTCCAAAACACCTGCTGGATGCGGGAGGAATCTCCCGGCAGCAGGCTGTGCGGGGATTGCAGGACCAGCCGCACTACCAGGTTTTTGATTTGGGCGTCCTCCTTGATGATTTCCCAGGCATGGAGGATGAGCGAATGAACGTCACACGTTTCGGCGCGCAGCAGCAGTTTTCCGCGGGAGATCCGGGTCAGATCCAGCAGGTCATCAATGAGACGGGCCTCCAGGCTGACGTGCCGCTCAATCATCCCCAGCGCATGGCGCACATCTTCAGGCAGCCGCTCGTCCCTGCTCATCACGGAGGAGCTGAGCAGCACCGGGGTCAGCGGGGTGCGCAGTTCATGGGACAGGGCCGCCAGAAAGTCGTCCTTCGCCTGGCTGGCTTTTTCTGCCTGCTCCTTGGCCTCTAAAAGAGCCTGTTCCGCCTTTTGGCGCGCCGTGATGTCCCGGATGAACCCCACAAACATCGGCGGACTGGCATCCACCACGGCATTGATGCTAAGCTCCACAGGAAATTCGGTGCCGTCGCGGCGCAGGGCGGGCATTTCCAGACGCTGGCCCAAAATGGGGGCGGTCCCGGCATCGAGATATTTTTTCAAGCCCGATTCATGCGCTTCACGCAGCCTTTCAGGAATGATGTAGTCCGCCAGCATGCGCCCCAGCATCTCCTCGCGGCTCCAGCCGAAGATCTTTTCCGCCGCCAGGTTCCAGTCCACCACGCGGCCGCTGTCATCCATGAGCAAGACGCCGTCCAGGGAAGTTTTGAGGATGGATTCGCTGCGTTGTTCTTCCTCCCTCAGCGCAAATTTGGCGCGGCGCGCCTTTGCCTCCTGGTCATCCACCGCCCGGCTTACTGCGACAATCAGGGTGTAAAACAGCAGCAGTCCGCCAAAGAGCATCAGCGCCCGGCCTTCACCTGTCGCGATCATGCCGTTGGCCCGGCCATGGCCCACCAGCCAGGCCAGGATGACCAGGGAGGCGGTGGATCCAGGGAGCATCCAGCGCAGCAGCATGCCGCCCGCACTCTGTGAAAGCACCCGTCGCACTGGCTGCCGCTCATTCCGGATGGCCATCACACCCAGTGCCAGCAGCACCAGGACCAGGGCAGCATGCATCAGGATGTTGGTGGATTTCAGCAGTCCCGTAAAAGCGCCTGTTCCCGCCATGTAGCCGACCAGTCCAAATGCCGCAGGCACGGCAGCGGTCACCGCCAGGATTGGGGCGGTGAATATACGTCTGGCACGGCCTGCATTCACCGTCCAGTCCAGCCCCCAGAGGGACAGGCCCAGAAAGAATAGCGACAGGCTGGCATTCAGGCTCATCCTTCCGGGAGCTGTCACATGAGCATTCGCGTGATCCTCTGGGAAGGTGGCGGCCGTTAAAAGGTTGTCTATTTGCAAGTCCGCACCTGA encodes:
- a CDS encoding PAS domain S-box protein, translated to MAVPLTSRSPLSVADSQLPQAERICDGIVKAAVLGTVLIAGSNLAVWMIPSLHYIAGLPGMMVMRVNNCVALLCAALSLLMWQLAKKFAASKGYRQAAGLLGALVALIGGLTSLQYFSGADLQIDNLLTAATFPEDHANAHVTAPGRMSLNASLSLFFLGLSLWGLDWTVNAGRARRIFTAPILAVTAAVPAAFGLVGYMAGTGAFTGLLKSTNILMHAALVLVLLALGVMAIRNERQPVRRVLSQSAGGMLLRWMLPGSTASLVILAWLVGHGRANGMIATGEGRALMLFGGLLLFYTLIVAVSRAVDDQEAKARRAKFALREEEQRSESILKTSLDGVLLMDDSGRVVDWNLAAEKIFGWSREEMLGRMLADYIIPERLREAHESGLKKYLDAGTAPILGQRLEMPALRRDGTEFPVELSINAVVDASPPMFVGFIRDITARQKAEQALLEAKEQAEKASQAKDDFLAALSHELRTPLTPVLLSSSVMSRDERLPEDVRHALGMIERHVSLEARLIDDLLDLTRISRGKLLLRAETCDVHSLILHAWEIIKEDAQIKNLVVRLVLQSPHSLLPGDSSRIQQVFWNLLKNAVKFTPAGGTITLSSHYLEETSQLVVRIQDSGIGFEPGIAEQLFMPFEQEKMEVQFGGLGLGLAIARAIVELHGGSISAASDGPGKGALFTVTLPCSSTLQETATIRPQKPEAEPPASHLFNILLVEDHEPTRQVLARLLNRAGHVVTAVGSVAEGVLAAEMAANTLDILVSDVGLPDGSGMDLMQQLRSRGIILSGIALSGYGMEEDHQRTREAGFARHLVKPVKFEQLQQALAELQGADGTHVPGNQPI